A single genomic interval of Trichosurus vulpecula isolate mTriVul1 chromosome 6, mTriVul1.pri, whole genome shotgun sequence harbors:
- the LOC118853932 gene encoding 28S ribosomal protein S22, mitochondrial-like: MAGGVMAAFKVPASLWLCRAACRRVGLLGVGPPAQPRLPLPVSPGACGTGPSCRRVGSEANSCCSEIKKPEFTDEEVQNILAKMTGLDLQKVFKPIKQQLKPPTYKLMTEAQLEEATRNAVEAAKERLKMPPVLKEREPINDVLANDKILEGTETAKYVFTDLTFSTPHRERFIVVREPNGILRKASWEERDRMIHIFFPKEGRKIFPPLMFQEENLLALFRQHRHEDILNLCVAQFEPDSADYIKVHHQTYEDIEKHGKYDLLRSTRHFGGMVWYLVNKKKIDGLLIDQIQRDLMDDATSLVILYHMLHPHGHSAKQAKEQEAEGLDLIKVFAKTEAQKGGYIELTLQAYQEALSSHSAAS; this comes from the coding sequence ATGGCTGGCGGAGTGATGGCGGCCTTCAAGGTGCCGGCTTCCCTTTGGCTTTGCCGAGCGGCGTGCCGGCGCGTAGGGCTTCTGGGGGTCGGACCCCCGGCCCAACCCCGGCTCCCGCTCCCGGTCTCGCCGGGGGCCTGCGGGACTGGGCCGTCTTGTCGCCGGGTGGGCTCCGAGGCTAACTCGTGTTGCTCAGAGATAAAGAAGCCagaattcacagatgaggaagttcaAAATATACTTGCCAAAATGACTGGTTTGGATTTACAGAAGGTTTTTAAACCAATTAAGCAACAACTTAAGCCACCAACATACAAGCTAATGACAGAAGCACAACTGGAAGAGGCCACAAGAAATGCTGTTGAGGCAGCTAAAGAACGGTTAAAAATGCCTCCTGTGCTGAAAGAACGAGAGCCAATAAATGATGTATTAGCGAACGATAAAATtcttgaaggaactgagactgCCAAATACGTGTTTACTGATTTAACATTTAGTACTCCGCATCGTGAGCGTTTCATTGTTGTCAGGGAACCAAATGGTATTCTACGCAAAGCTTCCTGGGAAGAACGAGACAGAATGATACATATCTTTTTCCCAAAAGAAGGTCGTAAGATTTTTCCACCACTAATGTTCCAGGAAGAAAATCTTCTGGCTTTGTTCAGGCAGCATCGCCATGAAGATATCCTCAATCTCTGTGTTGCGCAGTTTGAGCCAGATTCAGCTGATTATATTAAAGTTCATCACCAGACATATGAAGATATAGAAAAGCATGGTAAATACGACCTTTTGCGTTCTACGAGGCACTTTGGTGGAATGGTGTGGTATCtggtaaataagaaaaagattgATGGTTTGCTGATTGACCAGATTCAGAGAGATTTAATGGATGATGCCACAAGTTTGGTCATTCTGTATCACATGCTCCATCCACATGGACACTCAGCTAAGCAGGCGAAAGAACAAGAAGCTGAGGGATTAGACTTAATTAAGGTCTTTGCAAAAACAGAAGCACAGAAGGGAGGATATATAGAGTTGACTTTACAGGCTTACCAAGAAGCATTAAGTAGCCATTCTGCAGCTTCCTGA